A genomic segment from Ramlibacter agri encodes:
- a CDS encoding LysR family transcriptional regulator codes for MDRLQSMRVFQQVVDEGGFAAAARKLEMAPAVVTRLVGDLETHLGVRLLQRTTRRLSLTPAGEAYLKRLRPILAEIDQADAMAHAHSKEMSGTVRILSTPMLASHLVTPAAVTFQQLHPDVLLDLEVQDVTDPNVEEFDLAVVTDLAPIHSTAIVRTIHHAESVLCAAPSYLARRGEPMKPEDLQQHSLLRLRVPGMRPRPLTLIDPTYNDRQLTMDVPMAMTSNHGDVLLRATLEGAGISSQPVDLVAQMLKGGYLQRVLSPWITSRIALVAALPSRRFLPARTRAFVDHLAEHARTAVAGLAPSSE; via the coding sequence ATGGACAGACTGCAATCGATGCGGGTTTTCCAGCAGGTGGTCGATGAAGGCGGTTTCGCCGCGGCCGCCCGCAAGCTGGAGATGGCGCCGGCCGTGGTGACCCGGCTGGTGGGGGACCTGGAGACGCACCTGGGCGTGCGCCTGCTGCAGCGCACGACCCGGCGGCTCTCCCTGACGCCGGCGGGCGAGGCCTACCTGAAACGGCTGCGGCCGATCCTGGCCGAGATCGACCAGGCGGACGCGATGGCCCACGCGCACAGCAAGGAGATGAGCGGCACCGTGCGCATCCTCTCCACGCCGATGCTCGCTTCGCACCTTGTCACGCCGGCGGCGGTGACCTTCCAGCAGCTGCACCCGGACGTGCTGCTGGACCTGGAAGTGCAGGACGTGACCGATCCCAACGTGGAGGAGTTCGACCTGGCCGTGGTGACCGACCTCGCGCCGATCCACTCCACCGCGATCGTGCGCACCATCCACCACGCCGAGAGCGTGCTCTGTGCCGCGCCTTCCTACCTGGCGCGGCGCGGCGAGCCCATGAAGCCGGAAGACCTGCAGCAGCATTCCCTGCTGCGCCTGCGCGTGCCCGGCATGCGCCCGCGGCCGCTGACGCTGATCGACCCCACCTACAACGACCGCCAGCTGACCATGGACGTGCCGATGGCGATGACCTCCAACCACGGCGACGTGCTGCTGCGCGCGACGCTGGAAGGCGCGGGCATCAGCAGCCAGCCGGTGGACCTGGTGGCGCAGATGCTGAAGGGGGGCTACCTCCAGCGCGTGCTGTCGCCCTGGATCACGAGTCGCATCGCGCTGGTGGCGGCCTTGCCGAGCCGCCGCTTCCTGCCGGCACGCACGCGCGCCTTCGTCGACCACCTCGCGGAGCACGCGCGCACCGCGGTGGCAGGGCTTGCGCCTTCGTCGGAGTAA
- a CDS encoding DMT family transporter: MAWLWVATVLWAALAQTARNAAQRSLVAQAGTLGATLVRFLYGIPFAAVAVWVLHLLTPAPVPAFGGSYFAWLALGAAGQLAATAFMLAAMKERNFVIGVAYSKTDALQVAAFGALFLRELPGWATLLAMALATAGVVLLSLPARSADAAAPAWTGRAALLGLASGAGFALSAVGYRGASLQLPGVPAWLIGAWGVLFAQILQTVVLGGWLAWRSPSALRATVSAWRISLVAGAAGALASLGWFTAFALTTAANVRTLGMVEVVFSYLVSRRLMREKLSRTEQGGLALVAAGLLCLGLQA; encoded by the coding sequence ATGGCCTGGCTCTGGGTGGCCACCGTCCTCTGGGCGGCGCTGGCACAGACCGCACGCAACGCGGCGCAACGTTCGCTGGTCGCGCAGGCCGGCACGCTGGGCGCGACGCTGGTGCGTTTCCTCTATGGCATCCCCTTTGCCGCCGTGGCGGTGTGGGTGCTGCACCTGTTGACGCCTGCGCCGGTGCCGGCCTTCGGCGGCAGCTACTTCGCCTGGCTGGCGCTTGGCGCGGCCGGCCAGCTGGCGGCCACGGCCTTCATGCTGGCCGCGATGAAGGAGCGCAACTTCGTCATCGGCGTGGCCTATTCCAAGACCGATGCGCTGCAGGTGGCGGCCTTCGGCGCCCTCTTCCTGCGCGAGTTGCCCGGCTGGGCGACGCTGCTGGCGATGGCGCTGGCGACCGCCGGCGTCGTGCTGCTGTCGCTGCCGGCCCGGAGCGCCGACGCCGCCGCGCCGGCGTGGACCGGCCGCGCCGCCTTGCTGGGGCTGGCTTCCGGCGCCGGCTTCGCGCTGTCGGCGGTCGGTTACCGCGGCGCCTCGCTGCAGCTGCCGGGCGTGCCGGCCTGGTTGATCGGGGCCTGGGGCGTGCTGTTCGCGCAGATCCTGCAGACCGTGGTGCTGGGTGGCTGGCTCGCCTGGCGTTCGCCCAGTGCCTTGCGCGCCACCGTCAGCGCCTGGCGCATCTCGCTGGTGGCCGGCGCCGCCGGCGCGCTGGCCTCGCTCGGCTGGTTCACGGCCTTCGCGCTCACGACCGCCGCCAACGTGCGCACGCTGGGCATGGTGGAAGTGGTGTTCAGCTATCTCGTCTCGCGCCGCCTGATGCGCGAGAAGCTCTCGCGCACCGAACAGGGCGGCCTCGCGCTGGTGGCGGCCGGCCTGCTCTGCCTGGGCCTGCAGGCTTGA